From the genome of Rhododendron vialii isolate Sample 1 chromosome 10a, ASM3025357v1:
ACAAAGGCCTAATGTAAGAGAAACTGCAGCTAATGCACCATAATTTGTCATTACCCTTCATCTCAGGATGCTTCGTAAACAAGGCCTTTTTAGCAAATTCAGCTTCACCGGTGTTCCCAGCAACTACCttcaactaaaataccattgAGGAAATATTTTAGTTACAAAAATACCAAATAGACAATTACTAGATACAACAAGCAAGGCTTAGTCGACAAATTCATCAAAAACTTGAATAACAGAAACTGAAACTCACAACGTGCCAAGGAACCTGTAACTAAACAGTCTCTTTCCATATCACTTCCCTTGTAGGCCAATGGATGTTCTCTTGGTCTCTCAACCTTAAGGGCatcctcacacacacacacacacagagaaggAAATAGGCCTCTTTGCTATGGTGCCTTGTAGCACTGGTAAAATTGTCCGGAGGTGTCCACTTGGTTAATAAGACATGTATTCGGAAACAACCCATATAAATGCGGGAGTGGAATAACCACAGAATCCCAAATAGTTCACTGAGGATTACAATTAAATgtatactttatttttttttgctcagcaataAAATGTATACTTGAGAAGTTGTCATGAAGCACAAATGCCGTGCCATACATAGATAACGGATGATCATGCAACACACCTTTCCCGTGAGGGTAATTTTTGAACAGGTGGGGTTCTCAGGATCTGATTTGCCACAAGTTCCAACTGGGTATTCACTAATTGTAAGAGAAGACCTTTGGTCTTTCAATGCATTACTCGCTGTTGGATCAAGAGTAGTCAAATAGAAGTATGGAATCCCATGACCTTCGTCAGGTAACCCATCACTAAATGAAACCACATTCCTGCATAGAAGTCGAACACTTCAGTTGAGTGGAAAGTAAGAGTATCAGGGTACTAAATAAATCTGCTAATAGAGTTGCAAACAAGAAGGCATGGTTGAATGATGAGGCAATGCACGATCCCTGCATCTTAATAGAAACTTAAAATGGGAATGGATCTTCAGGCCCCGCGAAAATTACTGATCGGTTGAGTGCAAAGTATAATTGCATGATAGCGGCAACTTAATTTTTGTTACTAAAGATAATAAGAAGCAGTGCTAAAACTTTGTGCTGGATTATGAGTAATTGTGTGTGGTGTTGGAACTAGTCTATGGAACTGTAGTCAATAAGCAATGCCTGATTGGGCAAGTGGAGTGATAGCCAAGTGGTAGGCACCATGTACCCCATGCATTTGACAGGGGTTCTACCCTAACGAACTACAACCAACAATGTTGACCTTTGCCGAGCAAAGCAATGCCTGATTGGCAGCAATGGCATGTCAAACTTTGTGGATCTCAAGAAATGTGATGCCTAGACTTTCCTCTTTAACCCGTAGGTATAAGCTCTAACAGTTTGAAAAACAATAATTCTCATCtcaatcaaaaaaattcagCGAGGATAAAATTACATGATACACAATAACTTGATCTTATTCATTTGTTTTAGTGCACATTCACAATATAGCTTTATTCTTTAGAGAAGCTCTGCTCAATCCCAAAAACTGCATCATCGCTAATCTAATCTTTACATCACAAAGTAATTCAATGAAAACTGTTACCAAATGCAGCAAATGAATCACAAATCACTTAGACATGGTGGGAATACACTGACGTATGAAGTAAGACGTACCCAAAAGGTGCACCTCCCAAATCACTTGAAAGGGTactgcaaaaaataaaacaaacccaTCAGCTTTGAGTTTCACAACGTTGAAGTTTTAACCATTTCCTGCATGCATCTCATCCCTAATTCAAGGCAAGGTTGTAAGTCTAGGGCAAAAGAAGGCAACCAGTAGGCTGCAGCCTGCAAATAATACAACTCATAACCAGGGGGCACTTTTCTGCAACATGAGAGAGTCATCATGATACATATACAATTGGATTCTATATGCATGAAATTTCCTCTCTCCTTTCACGAAACTGCTGCAGTTTTATATGCTATTTACTTCCTCATCAAAAACATTTGTTTGCAACTTCAGGCATTCTCTGCAGTTACAAATAGATCTTTCGTCCAAGTTGCGTTTTGTAGCTACAGAACAAATATACTTCAACTGCCCATTTCTCAGTAAATTCTGTTCTGACTTATCTCAATCCATTTTGATCCTTGAACCTCTTGAATCCCATTTCCCCTCTCCATTTATGTAGATATGGAAGCCTTTATACATCTCTCTCAATTACCATCGGTAAGGAACTTTCAACAATTAATCAAAATTCAACCAAATGTCGTCCAATACATAAAAATGGCAAATGATGGCATGAGGGGAATCTTTATCCATTCCAAATGAAGGTTCAATTGAAAGAAGACAAAATGTTCCCAAAACTCACAACTCTAGAAAGTACATAACCAAAATCAAATAGGATTGCCGCATTTATACAATTGATCACACAGCAATGCACAAGCTGAATCGTAAATGCTATGAATAATCTCCGACTCCTTGCAGTTTCTGCAAAGAAAGGAGGGGAATCTCTACGAGTTCCTCCCATTGTGATAGTACTATGCTGTTTAGAATCATGAGCATACAGCCTCCATGTGAAGTCAACCCAATTATGATCACACCCAGTTGGATTCAGCTATATGATACCGAAAACCCGATCATTATTAAAGCAATAAAGAGTTCATCTCACCccatggattaaaaaaaaaattctaaaattgtgTATAGtttttcttgtaatttctttttccCCGAATAATGTCTGCACTGGATTTTTCCTATGAAGCCAAATTTAGTgaaaattcacttaaatttatGAATAAGCAGATAACATAgcttaacaaaacaaaataaactaagcCCACACTAAAATTCACTTAATTTATAAATAAGCAGATAACATAgcctaacaaaacaaaatgaactaAGCCCGAtaaatttttgaccaaaaaaaataaaaaatcttatcTTTAATCCAGGGTTTTCtatagaaaaaaatttgaaccttTTTTTCACTGCTGATCAAAAATCCAAGAGCCGCCCCTGACCATTGACATCAATTATCATCAACTGAACATAATCTAgatacatacatgtatataattatacatgtagagagagagagagagagaggtacttTAGAACGCCCCAGGAACTCTGAGAAACCAACCACCGAGCGAAGGAGGCGGCGGCATCTGGCTTCGGtctggagagggagagggagaggagccgTGCTTCAGCGCGATTGTGAAATAGCAAGAACAGAAGGGGCAGAGAAAGGAGGAAATAGTCAGAAACgggtttgaatttcatgtttcaatcttctctctgtgtgtgtaaGAAGAAGTGAAGAAGACGGAGTTTACACAGGacctcttgcctataaataggggAGAGTATATTCTTGAAATTCTGTTTTCACCCCCATTTGctggaaaattattcagtgccccaACAACAGCAAATATacatggattattgattcgtatAGACgagagaaattcaaaaaataaaaaattatgttcaaaaccACAAACTTTTTTAGGCTTATCTTACCCATCATTTGGTGTTTCATTCATAGACAAACTAATTTGAACTAGTAATACAAAGGGGTTAGTTTCATTTCAAGcacataaagacaaaaatagtCCAAAACTCAgtctgatttttttacagggtccTGACTTTTCAAAGATTTGAAGAATAAATTAAAGATTGAGTCCTTTTTGTTAGactataatataaaaaaaatcccatcATAAGAGGGGCctctaaaatttgaaaattttgcgAGATTTAAAGTAGCCGCCTCTTCGGCTTCAATTCAGGATCGGCTCTGTTTTTGGATAATGCTTACCAAAAATAGAGAGATTcctaaaaaatacaagaaattttGGGGGCCAAAATTGTTGGCACCAGAGCAAGGACACCATATGCCAAATATCATGCCAAAGGTAAAATGTAGCATCAAGAATGGCAAATTCTCTCCAGATTTTACCAATGCCATTCTTGGTGCTACATTTGGTATGAATTTGGCAATTATCATACTTGTCACGCCATCCCAAAGTGTGGGAAGGTGATTGCAAAGGTAAAATGAAATTGTTCCAGTACAATAATTCTTAACGAGGGCAGTTTTGGTATTATCACAATCCTTGTTTTTCTTCCAAATGacatcaaaacaaaccaaaaaggaaaagactCTAACAATGTAATTTTAACATCAGCAAGTGAGTTTGCTCTTGAAATTTAGCTCAGGGTCGGCACTGATCGTGGATTTGTTGCAGAGGATTTGAGccagaaaaattgaaaaactgaTCCCAGTTTGCTGGCCCCGCAGCATGGGTTACACCTTTCTACATACTCCCagctctctctctgtctctctctctctctctctctctctctctctctctctctctcgatttttCAGATGGCTTTTAATGCTTTATCTTGTGATCTTATCTTCTGCTCACATGATTTGTGCAATTATGCCTGTTACGCTACTTGTGAATGGTTCCCATTTACTCTTCCTGTTTGTTTGTATGATGAGCTGGAGTAGATGAGATCATGACAGATACTATACTCTTGTTCGGTTAAAGTTGTGGAATTCCCGCCCTTAACTGATGAGAGACAGAAAAATGTGCATATAGAAAAGAGTGTTCCTAACCAAAGGAAACGAgtaatttacttaacgagcctTTCTAAAGGACCCGAGCCTTTGAGTgttgagctcagctcgttttTCTCAGTGTCCTCACATTTGAACGGGCCCAGTCGGTTATCTCAAGCCAAAATACATAAGCTCTCCCTGCATGATTGATCCAAACGGCTCAGCCCAGATTCCCCCGCAATTTAGGTGCAGCCTTAAATATAGCACAAACAAGAATACAGACAAGCTAGAAGATTAAACCATAGTATTAGATTGAAGTTCAAAATCCAGCATCAAGCAATTCTATGCATTTCCCTTTTCCTTCACTGTTTTTACTCCTCTCATATTACAATTTTCCCAGCAAGAAAGCGAGCTGAGAATTTGATAATCAAAACCTAACTAGATCACTGATGAAAGCGGAGAAAGGGGCAGCATACCCATACAACTGAGAGCCACCTGCCTTTTCTGTTAGACATTCTCCAGCTGATCCAACAAGAACTACCCTACCTACCAACAAGTGTGAGTGTGATACATAGCAACGCTTCAAGAGCCCATTCATTCTAGTGACAATCCTTCAAGATCCATCTGGAATCAACTATAACCAAGGTGATATCGATTATCGAGGAGCAGTAATTAGCAGTGTATTCATTTCTAACATTCTTGTAGCAGTTCTACAAAATGAGGAGCTATATTGCTACTCCAAACACTTCAAGGAGAAAATAAGAAGCCAAGCACTTAACTACCCTTGACACATTCCACCTGCACTGTCAAATCCTTGATTCCAGCATCATGTAACATATGCAAAACCTGTGCCTTTGCGTTTGCCATGTCTGCTTCTGTGGAGACGTGAAGATGAAGGGTGCCCACAACTTCTGTGTTTGTGAAACTCCATACGTGAAAATTCTGAATGCCACGTACTCCCTTTATCTTCACAATATCGTTTAGAGCTTCCCTGAGATCATGCTCATGAGCCCTAGGGATTCTTTGAAGCAGAACTTCCGCAGAGTTCCTGAGCAGAGATATTACAGAAGCTACAATTAGCACTGAGATAAAAATCGAGCAGATGGGGTCCGCCACAAGCCATCCCTTGTACTTAATTAAGAGTGTTGAAATAACAACACCAACACTTCCCATGGTATCTGCCAAAACATGTAAGAAGATGCCTTCCATGTTGTGGTCAATGTGGCGGTGTGGCTTTTGCTTTTCTTCTCTGTGAGATGGTAGTTCTATCTGTTGGGAATTGCCACTTAGTCCAGACGAATGAACTTCAAAACCCAGACTATGAACATGAGAATCTCCCCCTGAAGGATCTTTAGTTGAATGGCCATTGAAGCTTCTAGAAGAATTAACTGAGGCGCCTCCATGGGGATGCTCGTGAATGTGCTCATGATGATGATGCTCATGGTGGTCATCATCGTGAACATGGTGATGCTCGTCACCATGCCCAAGATGACGATTCCCATGGTGGTCATGATCATGAACATGGTTGTGATGGTCATGACCATGGCAACTGGCACTACTACTTTTGTGGTTTTGTGTATGATCAGAACCGTGATTGTGGTTACAATTATGGTGATCATGAGCTTCCTTGTGCAAGTCATCGTGGGCAGAACTTGATTTTTCATGGCTGTCATGGGAAACAACTATACATTCATGATGATTGCCATGAGCCTTATGGTCATGTCCACAGTGACCATGTGAATGATTGTGCTCGTCCGTGTGAGAGTGAGTGTGAGAGTGAGAGTGCGATGgtgaatgtgaatgtgaatgtgtaCATGATCCGGTTCCACCATGGGCATGATGATGCTCTTCGTGGAAGAAGATAAGACCGACCACATTCACAACAAGCCCTCCAATAGAAACTGTCAACAAACTATTAGTTGAGATTTCCTGGGGGTCCAATATCCTCTCCAATGACTCCAGAACTATTAGGGCTCCAACAAGAACCAAGAAAACAGCGTTGACATATCCCGATAGAACCTCAAATCTCCCGCGACCATAATTGAATTGACTGTTTGCTGGAAGCCTTGAAATATAAGAAGCATACAATCCAATTCCAAGAGCTGCACAATCGAATAACATGTGACAGGCATCTGATATCAACCCCAGGCTGTTACTCATGAACCCAGCAACAAATTCCACAACCATATAACCCATGTTGATCAAAAGGAAAAGGGCAATCTTGCGGGACTTTCTCTCGCTCAGAATGTGGCGGATGGGCTTCATGATTAAGGCAGTAAACGATTCTGAGGATTCCACACCCAACTCAAGATAAGTTGAATACACAGGATCCAGTTCTCTAACAGCGATCCCAATCAATAAACCACACATCAACAATCCCCAAAGCGAAAGCTCCGGAAAATAAAACAGTTCCAAAAGCATAGTACACACAAAGGTAACAAGGAATTCCCTCTGAAAATCTTTGGAATTCACTGACTTCTCGTCGCTGAAATTCTCACTCAAAAGTACCCCAAACACAACAGTATTAGCCAAAGGCCAACCTAAACTTCGTATCGAAATACTGTCTCCATCTGCTTCGAACACAAACATACTGATAACAGCAGGAATGAAAAGCACAACTGTTGTGAAAAACAGTGAAATCAGCCGAACCCGTTTCCGACCCAGTTCCCTAACACTCCCCCAGTTCATTGAAACCCGTTCATAACACCCTAAGAACCCACAGAAAAATGGCAGCAACATCGGCCAAACCCTAACACAATTCTGACCCTGAACCACTTGAAACCCTTGTTTAGCAACATTCACAGCAGATAAAGGAAAACACTCAATGCGATCCCAACTAATCGATAATAACAACAACCCAACAAACAATGCAAAGAACCCACGAACCTTAGCCGATCCGATATGATCCGGGTCGCGATTTTTTCGCCCCTCAGAGAAGAACCGGGCCGCCACGTTTCCCGAGAGCTCGGCGAGGATCATGGCAGCGGTGCCGCAGTACCGGAGGGCTTGGAACCTGAGGAGAAACACGACGGCGAGGAGGAGGGATTTGGAAAGGAGAATCCTGAACTGGGTTTGGGAAATTGAGGTGGGAGAGAAAATGGGCTGGTGTTGGTTTTGACGGAAGGGGGATTTGGAGGTGGGaggggtgaggagagagaaggagagggtgaggaggagagagaggagggagacgAGGAAGGagaaggggaagagagagaaggaggatgGGGAGGAGCGGAGGAAGGGGAGGAGGGAGTAGAGGGAgcggagagagaagaggaggaggaagaggaaagagagagaggtggttttGGTGGTGGGGTGTGGTGGtttggggaggagagagagggggtgtttggatgaGGTGGGCGTGGGGGTGGGGGTTGGGGTAGATGGAAGGTAGGGGTAGAGAGAGTAGGGttttggggtggtggtggtggcggtggcggtggggCGGTGAGGGAGTGAGAGGCGGTGgggacggtggtggtggtggtggttgtggaggTCGTCGGCCATTGATGCGGCCGCGGGGGTGATCGAGGATTGGGGAGTTTCTGACTCCTTTTTGGTCTGATCTTGGCTTTAAACCCACTTGGGTTAAGGTCCCCCTCAAGTCTTCGGGACACGTTCAAAGTCCATGGATTTTTCTTAGACCGTTACATACGAATCATGCTCGTGTCAAGAACTTaccatttttttactttgtaaCTTACGGGTTCGGGTCATCTTACGCACATCGATAAAACTTACACTAAATGTTCAGTAATGGAGTTCTATTAAAATCGAAGCAAAATTTCACATGGACTTATCTCAAAAGAGTTGGTAGTGCTTTAGAGATATCCAACCTAAGACTTTATCAGTAAGCAAACTGTTAGTCCGACGACTTAACCATCAAGTCAAAAATTCGGTGGACCTGGCGGTGGTGGTGAATGGCGATGGTTGATTGTGGAAGTTGTGGGCCGTGGATGCGGCTGGGGAAATCGAGGATTGGTGAGTTTGTGACTCGGTTTTGGTATTTGGCTTGGACCAACTTGTGTTAAAAGGACAAGGACTGGGTGAGTGTGGTCCTTGTGCCTTGGTTCAAACTAAGGACCGGGTCAGGATTTCATAAACATGGGAGCTAGATTATAAacaatgagattttgaaaatttaaaaatttgtttggtttagattttgagagATGTTTTTTGAATAACcagtggagaaagatagaaaaaaaaatgaaattaataattgaagaaaaaacttatgaGATACtatgggaagagagagaaattggattTTTAAACCCAAAACCAACACATTCTTAAGCATTAAATATCTAAATAACACCTAATACAAAATATAATTCataactaatattaatattaaaattttaaaaaaaaattaaacgacGCTGTGGCTGTGGCCCCCATATGCCCCACAAGTAGCTCCGTCATTGATCTAAATGTTGCATACAATTCATGAATTCACTCACAGGCCCACCTCAAAAAGTGGGTGAATATTACTCACTCTTTTATTAGTTGCTGGAAATAGATGAACCCAATTATTTTGTAACTCACATTTTACCGTTAACCATTGTCTAGTTAAACTATAGTTAACTGCATATTGAAATATGGGTGGGTAAATCATAACTTGCCTATTCggttttttgatcggcaaaaaaaattattaagaaaaaCTCGACATGGTACATCgagaaaaaggaaaggggaAATCCAACACATGATtggatgaaaaaaagaaaacatgaaacaTGCCAAAAACTCAGCAGCGAACcccaaaaccaagcaaaaaGCACTTTGCCTATTCGGTTACTATGGTACAAACTACAAaccaagaaacaagaaaaaagatgaGTTTACAACACCGATCCATTgagaaaaaaatgatgaatatgCTCAGCTTCAACTAAACAACGCTGCAGTGTTATGAGCTAAAAAGCACATGATTGATGCTTCAATTGAGAGAAGTTTATTTTCTCGTTGGGAAAAAAATGAGCAAACCAGATTTTGGATTATGTTCAATTGTGTTAGCAAAGAAAATGTCCTCTTCAAAATTGCACTTTGCTTAA
Proteins encoded in this window:
- the LOC131304037 gene encoding uncharacterized protein LOC131304037, with translation MKFKPVSDYFLLSLPLLFLLFHNRAEARLLSLSLSRPKPDAAASFARWLVSQSSWGVLNTLSSDLGGAPFGNVVSFSDGLPDEGHGIPYFYLTTLDPTASNALKDQRSSLTISEYPVGTCGKSDPENPTCSKITLTGKLKVVAGNTGEAEFAKKALFTKHPEMKGWPKDHNFQFFKLEIENIFLINWFGGPKPLTVEQYLQAEMNKLSFAARITF
- the LOC131303820 gene encoding uncharacterized protein LOC131303820, with the protein product MADDLHNHHHHHRPHRLSLPHRPTATATTTTPKPYSLYPYLPSTPTPTPTPTSSKHPLSLLPKPPHPTTKTTSLSFLFLLLFSLRSLYSLLPFLRSSPSSFSLFPFSFLVSLLSLLLTLSFSLLTPPTSKSPFRQNQHQPIFSPTSISQTQFRILLSKSLLLAVVFLLRFQALRYCGTAAMILAELSGNVAARFFSEGRKNRDPDHIGSAKVRGFFALFVGLLLLSISWDRIECFPLSAVNVAKQGFQVVQGQNCVRVWPMLLPFFCGFLGCYERVSMNWGSVRELGRKRVRLISLFFTTVVLFIPAVISMFVFEADGDSISIRSLGWPLANTVVFGVLLSENFSDEKSVNSKDFQREFLVTFVCTMLLELFYFPELSLWGLLMCGLLIGIAVRELDPVYSTYLELGVESSESFTALIMKPIRHILSERKSRKIALFLLINMGYMVVEFVAGFMSNSLGLISDACHMLFDCAALGIGLYASYISRLPANSQFNYGRGRFEVLSGYVNAVFLVLVGALIVLESLERILDPQEISTNSLLTVSIGGLVVNVVGLIFFHEEHHHAHGGTGSCTHSHSHSPSHSHSHTHSHTDEHNHSHGHCGHDHKAHGNHHECIVVSHDSHEKSSSAHDDLHKEAHDHHNCNHNHGSDHTQNHKSSSASCHGHDHHNHVHDHDHHGNRHLGHGDEHHHVHDDDHHEHHHHEHIHEHPHGGASVNSSRSFNGHSTKDPSGGDSHVHSLGFEVHSSGLSGNSQQIELPSHREEKQKPHRHIDHNMEGIFLHVLADTMGSVGVVISTLLIKYKGWLVADPICSIFISVLIVASVISLLRNSAEVLLQRIPRAHEHDLREALNDIVKIKGVRGIQNFHVWSFTNTEVVGTLHLHVSTEADMANAKAQVLHMLHDAGIKDLTVQVECVKGS